The Streptomyces lienomycini sequence CGGCGACCGTCTGCCCGGCCGGGAGCGTCAGCCCGAAGCGCGGCAGCACCTCGCCGCCGGTGCGGTAGCCGAAGCTCACCGCGTCGAAGACGACCTCGCGGCCGGGGTGCTCCGACTCCAGCGGCGGCAGCTCCCTCGGCGCGGCCGGCTCGGGCACCGACGGCGTCTGGGCCAGCAGCCCGGCGATCTTCTCCAGCGAGGCCGCCGCCGACTGGTACGAGTTCAGGAACATGCCGAGCCGGTCGATCGGGTCGTACAGCCGCCGCAGGTACAGCACCGCCGCCGCCAGCACACCGAGCGCCAGGGTGTCGTCCGCCACCCGGTAGGCGCCCCACAGCACGATCCCCGCGACGGCCGTGTTCGCCACCAGGCGGGAGCCCACCACGTAACGGGCCATCTCCAGCAGGGCGTTGCCGTTGGTCCGCTCGTGGCGGTGGTTCAGCACCGCGAAGTCGGCGTCGTTGGCGTCCTCCCGGCGGAAGGCGCGCACCGGCCGGATGCCGTTCATCGTCTCCACGAACTTCACGATCACCGACGCGATCGCCGTGGACCGCTGCCGGTACACCCGCCCCGCGCGCCGCTGGTAGAGCCGCACCAGCGCGTACAGCGGCACGAAGGAGGCCACCGCCACGGCGCCGAGGCCCAGGTCCAGCCAGAGCAGCAGCGCGGCGATGTAGACGAAGGACAGGATGACCGTCACCAGCTCCTGGAGACCCTCGTCGAGCAGCTCGCGCAGGGACTCCACGTCGGTGGTGGAGCGGGAGATGAGGCGGCCGGACGTGTAGCGCTCGTGGAAGTCGACGCTCAGCGCCTGCGCGTGCCGGAAGATGCGCCCGCGCAGGTCGAGCAGCACGTCCTGACTGACCCGGGCCGCCGCCGCGATGAAGGCGTACTGGAGTCCGCCCGCCGCCAGCGAGCACAGCAGGTAGCCGGCGCCCACCGCGACCAGCGGGCCGTGGTCGTCGTCCCGCAGGGCCGGCACGGCCTGGTCGATGGCGTACGCCACCAGCAGCGGGCCCGCCTGCACGGCCGCCTGCTGGAGCAGCAGGAACAGGACCGTGAGGGCGACGCGTGCCTTCAGGGGCGCCAGCAGGGAGCGCAGCAGGGCGCCGGTAGCGCCCGGCGGGCTGGGCAGGACGTCCCGGTCGAACGAGTCGTCGTCGGCGGCGGTGCGGGTTCCCGCCTCGACGGGATCCCCGTGTTCCGGGTCCTCCGGCTGTTCCCTGTCCGGCGCGGTGGCCGTGGGCGCGGTCATCGGCCGTTTCCTTCCTGGAGTGCCTCGTCGGTCTCGTGCCCGTCGAGCCCGGACATCAGATGGGCGTACTCGGGGCTGGTGCGCAGCAGTTCGTGATGGGTGCCGACGGCGGTGATCCGGCCCCCGGAGAGCAGGGCGACGCGGTCGGCGAGCAGGACGGTGGAGGGGCGGTGGGCCACGATCAGCGCCGTGGTGTCGGCCAGGACCTGCCGCAGGGCGGCCTCCACGGCGGCCTCCGTGTGCACGTCCAGCGCGGACAGCGGGTCGTCCAGGACGAGGAACCTCGGCCTGCCCACCACCGCCCGCGCGAGCGCGAGGCGCTGACGCTGGCCGCCGGAGAGACTGAGGCCCTGCTCGCCGACCTGGGTGCCGGTGCCCTGGGGGAGCGCGTGCGCGAAGTCGGCCTGCGCGACGGCCAACGCCCGGGACAGCTCCTCCTCGCCGGCGTCCGCACCGGCGCCCATCAGCACGTTCTCGCCGACGGTGGCCGAGAAGAGGGTGGGCTCCTCGAAGGCCACGGCGACCATCGAGCGCAGCTCCTCGCGGGACAGGGCGGTGATCTCCTCGCCGTCCAGCGTGATCCGGCCCTCGGTCACCTCGTGCAGGCGGGGGACGAGCGCGGTCAGCGTCGTCTTGCCGCTGCCGGTGGCACCGACCAGGGCCATGGACTCGCCGGAGCGGATGTGCAGGGTGACGTCCGTCAGCAGGGGCGTGGACTCGGGCGCGGCGTCGGGATACCGGAACCGCACGTTCTCGAACCGGAGACCATCGGCCGCGCCCACCCTCCCCCACTCTCGGCTTCGCTCGAGCGGGGGGACCCCCATCGCCCCGGCGGCACGACGGCCCGCGGCCGGGTCCGTTTCCACCTCCGCGTCCATCACCTCGAAGTACCGGTCCGTGGCCGTCGCCGCCTCCTGGCTCATCGCCAGCAGGAAGCCGATGGACTCCACCGGCCACCGCAGCGCCAGCGCCGTGGACAGGAACGCCACCAGCGTCCCCGCCGACAGCGCCCCGTCCGCCACCTGCACCGCCCCGACCACCAGCGCCGCCCCGATCGCCACCTCCGGCAGCGTCACGATGACCGCCCAGATGGCCGCGAGCAGCCGCGCCTTGCGCAGCTCCATGCCCCGCAGGGTGTGCGACAGCTCGTGGAAGGCGCGGGCCTGGCTGCGGTGCCGGCCGAAGCCCTTGATGATCCGGACGCCGAGCACGCTCTCCTCGACCACCGTCGTCAGATCCCCGACCTGGTCCTGCGCGCGCCGCGCCACCGCGGAGTACTTCTTCTCGAAGATCCCGCACGTGATCATCACCGGGATGGCGGGCCCCAGGATGACCAGCCCCAGCGTCCAGTCCTGGACCAGCATGATGCCCACGCCGATCAGAATCGTGACGCCGTTGACCAGCAGGAACGTCAGCGGGAAGGCGAGGAACATGCGGAGCAGCATCAGGTCGGTCGTCCCGCGCGACAGCAACTGCCCCGACGCCCAGCGGTCGTGGAAGGCCACCGGCAGCCGTTGCAGGTGCCGGTACAGGTCCGCGCGCATGCCCGCCTCGACCCCCGCGAGCGGCCGGGCCACCAGCCACCGCCGCAGCCCGAACAGCAGTGCCTCCGCCACCCCGAGGAGCAGCAGGTACAGCGCACCGAGCCACACGCCCGCCGGATCACCGTCGGCGACCGGCCCGTCCACCATCCACTTCAGGACGAGCGGGATCACCAGAGCCACGCAGGAGGCGAGGACCGCTATCACCGCGGCCGTGCCCAACCGCGCGCGCACCGGGCGCACGTAGGGCCACAGCCGCAGCAGGGCACGTACGGTGGAGTGCCGCTCCGCGGGTTCCGGGGCGGGCTTCGGAGCGAGATCCGTGGCGGGGGCAGGTTTCGTGGGCATCAGCAGCGAGCCTACGGTTCACCACTGACACTGCCCACCGAGTTTCCGAGCCCGCCCGGGTCGTACGGAAGCCTCGCCGGGGTCGTACCGGCGCATCAACCGATCGGCTGATGCGCCTTCGAGCGCGTCGGCCGATGTGCCGGACCCCCGGCCGCCGGGACGCTGGTGCCATGCCCGTCATCGAAGTCACCGACCTGCGCAAGTCCTACGGCGGCCGCCCCGTCGTCGACGGTGTGTCCTTCTCCGTCGAGGAGGGCGAGATCTTCGGCGTCCTCGGCCCCAACGGCGCCGGCAAGACCACCACCGTCGAGTGCGTCGAGGGGCTGCGCGTCCCCGACGCGGGCCGGGTCCGGGTCACCGGCCTCGACCCCGTCGCCGACCACCGGCGGGTCGCCGAGGTCCTCGGCGCCCAGCTCCAGCAGAGCGAACTCCAGCCCAAGCTCACCGTCCGCGAGGCCCTGGAGCTGTACGCCGCCTTCTACCCGAAGCCGGCCGACTGGCGCACGCTCGCCGAGCGCCTCGACCTCGTCCCGATGCTGGACACCCGGTTCGGCAAGCTCTCCGGCGGCCAGAAGCAGCGCCTGTTCATCGCGCTGGCCCTGGTCGGCGCCCCGCGCGTCGTCGTCCTCGACGAACTGACCACCGGCCTCGACCCGCGCGCCCGCCGGGAGACCTGGCAGCTGATCGAGGACATTCGCGCCGGCGGGGTCACCGTCCTCCTCGTCACGCACTTCATGGAGGAGGCCCAGCGCCTGTGCGACCGGATCGCGGTGATCGACCGGGGCCGCGTCGCCGCCCTCGACACCCCGGCCGGACTCATCCGGCGCTCGGCGGGCGCCACCGTCATCAGCTTCACCCCGTCCGCGCCGCTGGACGAGGTCGACCTGCGCGCGCTGCCCGAACTGGCCTCCGCCGAGTTCAAGGACGGCCGCGTCACCCTGTCCGGCACGGACGAGACGGTCAACGCCGTCGTCACCCTGCTCGCCCGCACCCGCGTCACCGCCCACCAGCTCCGGGTCACCGACACCACGCTGGACGACGCCTTCCTGGACCTCACGGAGGCCACCGCATGACCGGCACGACCACCGACGTCTTCGACACCGCCGTACTGAGGACCGAGCTGCGGCTGTTCCGGCGTGAACCCGGCGCCCTGTTCTGGATACTCGTGTTCCCGACCCTGCTGCTGGTGATCCTCGGTTCCATCCCGTCCTTCCGCGAGGCCGACGCCGCCTACGGCGGACTGCGCCCGGTCGACGCCTACGTGCCGGTGGCCGTGCTGCTCGGCCTGACCGTCGGCGGACTCCAGGGCATGCCGCAGGTCCTCACCGGCTACCGGGAGCGCGGCATCCTGCGCCGGATGTCCGCCACCCCGGTGCGTCCGGCGGCGCTGCTGTCCGCGCAGATGGCGGTGTGCGGCGGCGCCGCCCTGGTCTCCGCGCTGCTCGCGCTCGCCGTCGGCCGGCTCGCCTTCGACGTGGCGCTGCCCGCACAGCCCCTCGGCTACCTCCTCGCGCTGCTCCTCGCCGTGCTCGCCGCGCTGTCCCTGGGCGCCGTGCTCTCCGCCCTGTCCCGCACCACGAAGATCGCGGGCGCGGTCGGGTCGGCCGCGCTGTTCCCGGCGATGTTCTGCGCGGGCGTGTGGCTTCCGGTGCAGGCCATGCCGGACCTGCTCGGCCGGGTCGTGGGCTGGACGCCCTTCGGCGCCGCCGCGCAGGCTCTCAACGAGGCCGCCGCCGGTGACTGGCCGGGCTGGTCCCACCTGGCGGTGCTGGTGGCCTGGACGGTGCTGCTCACGGCGGGGGCCGCGCGCTGGTTCCGGTGGGAATGAGCGGGCCGATGGCCGACACTGGGCCGATGACCGACGCGGGAACCGTCGAGCGCCAGTGGACGGCGTTCCACCAGTGGGGGCCGTACGGCCTGCTCGCCGTCGGCACGGCCGTCGCCGCGGCCGCCTCCGACCTGGTCGGCATGACCGCGCACGAGTGGTACCTCGCGGGCGCTCTGATCGCGGTCGCGGTCGGCATGCAGCTGGGGTGGAGCAGAACGGCCCGCACCCGGTCCGGACCGACCCCGGTGAGTGTCTGCCTCTACTTCGTGCGCTGCGCCGTCGCCTTCGTCCTGGCCTGGCTCAACCCGCTCTTCGGCTTCTACGCGTACGCCGGATACTTCGGGGTGGACCGGCTGCTGCCGCGCCGGCTGCGCAAGCCGGGACTGTTCCTGACGGCGGTGACGATCGCGGGCTCGCAGTCGGGCGGGATGCCGCCGGACGACGCGACGGGATGGGTGCTCTTCGGCGCGATCCTCACGGTCAACGTCGTCCTCCTCGTCGTCTTCGCCCGCCTCGCCGAGGCGGAGGACGCCCGCGGCCGCGCCCGCGTCGAGACCATCACCGAACTGGAGCGCACCAACACCGCCCTGCAACAGGCCCTCGACGAGAACGCCGCTCTCCACGCCCAGCTCCTCGTCCAGGCCCGGGAGGCCGGGGTCGCCGACGAGCGCAGGCGGCTGGCCGCCGAGATCCACGACACCCTCGCCCAGGGCCTGACCGGCATCATCGCCCAGCTCCAGGTCGTCGCGGCCGCCCCGGACCCGGCGCTCGGCCGCGCGCACCTGGACCGGGCCCTCGCCCTGGCCCGGCACAGCCTCGGCGAGGCCCGCCGCTCCGTGCACAACCTCGCACCGGCCGCCCTCGCCGACGACGGACTGCCGGACGCGCTGAAGAAGACGGTGACGGAGTGGGGCGAACGCACCGGCGCCCGGGCCCGGTTCACCGTCACCGGCACCGCCGAGCACCTCCACGACGAGGTCGCCGCCACCCTCCTGCGCATCGCCCAGGAGGCTCTGTCCAACACGGCCCGGCACGCAGCCGCCGACCGGGTCGGCGTCACCCTCTCCTACATGGGCGACGAGGTCACCCTCGACATCCGCGACGACGGACGGGGCTTCGACCCGCTGACCGCGCGGCAGCGCACCCCCGCCGGAGGCTTCGGCCTGGACGGCATGCGCGCCCGCGCCGAGCGCATCGCCGGCTCCCTCACCGTGGAGGCGGAACCGGGGCACGGCACGGCCGTCTCGGCTCGCGTACCGTTGGTCCGCCATGACCGATGACGCCGTGATCTCCCTCCTCGTCGTCGACGACCACCCGGTCGTCCGCGACGGCCTGCGCGGCATGTTCGAGTCCGCGCCCGGCTTCCGCGTCCTGGGCGAGGCGGCGAGCGGCGTCGAGGCGCTGGAACGGGCCGCCGCGCTCGACCCCGACGTGATCCTCATGGACCTGCGGATGCCGGGCGGTTCGGGCGTGGACGCCATCCGCGAGCTGACCCGGCGCGGCGCCCGCGCGAGGGTCCTCGTGCTCACCACGTACGACACCGACTCCGACACCCTGCCCGCGATCGAGGCCGGCGCGACCGGCTACCTCCTCAAGGACGCGCTCCGCGACGACCTGTTCACCGCGGTCCGCGCGGCGGCCCGGGGGCGTACGGTCCTCTCCCCGGCGGTCGCCTCCCGGCTGGTCTCCGCCGTCCGCGCCCCGAAGGCCCCCGGCGGCGAGCCCCTCTCCGCCCGCGAGCGCGAGGTGCTCGCCCTGGTGGCGCGCGGCACCTCCAACAAGGAGATCGCCCGGGAGCTGTTCATCAGCGAGGCGACCGTGAAGACCCACCTCACCCACCTGTACGCGAAGCTCGGCGTGAGCGACCGGGCGGCGGCCGTCGCGACGGCGTACGAGCGGGGCATCCTCGGCTGAACGAGCCGCGCCGCGACGACCGGCCGGGATCACGACGTTGGTGTGACCGGGCCCAGCCCACCCGCGGCCGGACCGCCCCGCCCGCGACGGCCACCGGCCAGGCCCTCGCGCTCATCCCGCCCGCAGCAGCAGCACCGTCCGTCCCGGCACCGTGATCTCCGCCCCCGCCGGGTGCACCGTGCCCGGTGCCGCGTCCTGCTCCTCCCGGCCGGTGTCGACGACCACCTCGTACCGCTGTGCCCACGGGGGACCCGGCAGGACGAAGCCGGCCGGGTCCCCGCCCGCGTGCAGGACGGCCAGGAAGCTGTCGTCGACGACGGGGTCGCCGTACTCGTCGCGCCCCGGGATGTCCCGCCCGGACAGGTACATGCCGAGCGTGGCGGCGGGGGCGTACCAGTCCCGCTCCGTCATCTCGGCGCCCTCCGCGGTGAACCAGGCCAGGTCGCGCAGCCCGTCCGCGGAGTGCGCCCGGCCGGAGAAGAAGGCCCGGCGGCGCAGGACGGGGTGCCGGTGGCGCAGGGCGACCAGCCGGGCGGTCAGCTCGAACAGGGGCCGCCACTCCGGGTCGTCCCGCAGACTCCAGTCCACCCAGCCGGTCTCGTTGTCCTGGCAGTAGGCGTTGTTGCTGCCGCGCTGGGTGCGGCCCATCTCGTCGCCCGCGACCAGCATCGGCACCCCGGTCGACAGCAGGAGGGTGGTCAGCAGGTTGCGCGACTGGCGGCGCCGCAGGGCCCGTACGTCCTCGTCGTCCGTCTCCCCCTCCACCCCGCAGTTCCAGGACCGGTTGTCGTCCGTGCCGTCCCGGTTGCCCTCGCCGTTGGCCTCGTTGTGCTTGCGCTCGTACGACACCAGGTCCCGGAGGGTGAAGCCGTCGTGCGCGGTGACGAAGTTGACCGAGGCGTACGGTCTGCGCCCGCCCCACGCGTACAGGTCGCTGGAGCCCGACAGGCGGTACCCCATCTCCCGCACGTCCGGCAGCGCGTGCCGCCAGAAGTCCCGCACCGCGCCCCGGTACCGGTCGTTCCACTCGGTCCACAGCGGCGGGAAGGCCCCCACCTGGTAGCCGCCCGAGCCCACGTCCCACGGCTCGGCGATCAGCTTCACCCGGCGCAGCACCGGATCCTGCGCGATCACCGCGAGGAACGGGGAGAGCATGTCGACGTCGTGCATCGAGCGGGCCAGCGCCGCCGCCAGGTCGAAGCGGAAGCCGTCCACGCCCATCTCGGTGACCCAGTAGCGCAGCGAGTCGGTGATCAGGCGCAGCACGTGCGGCTGGACGACGTGCAGGGTGTTGCCGCAGCCGGTGTAGTCGGCGTACCGGCGGGCGTCCGGCTGGAGGCGGTAGTAGCCGCGGTTGTCGATGCCCTTCAGGGAGAGCGTCGGGCCCAGCTCGCCCGCCTCGGCCGTGTGGTTGTAGACCACGTCGAGGATCACCTCGATGCCGGCCGCGTGCAGCGCGCGCACCATCCGCTTGAACTCGCCGACCTGCTCGCCGGTGGTGCCGGAGGCGGCGTAGGCGGCGTGCGGGGCGAAGTAGCCGACCGAGTTGTAGCCCCAGTAGTTCTTCAGGCCGCGGTCCAGCAGATGGCTCTCGTGGGCGAACTGGTGCACCGGCAGCAGCTCCACCGCCGTCACGCCCAGCCGGGTCAGGTGCTCGATCGCCGCCGGGTGCGCGAGGCCCGCGTACGTGCCGCGCAGCTCGGGCGGTATGCCGGGGTGGAGCTTGGTGAAGCCCCGTACGTGCAGCTCGTAGATGACCGAGTCCGCCCACGGCGTCTTGGGCCGCCGGTCGTCCGACCAGTCGTCGTCGTCATGGACCACGACGCCCTTCGGTACGTGAGGCGCCGAGTCCCGGTCGTCGCGCACGGTGTCCGCCACCCGCTGCTCCGGCCAGTCCCGCACATGGCCGTACACCTCGGGCGGCAGGGTGAAGTCGCCGTCCACGGCGCGGGCGTACGGGTCGAGGAGCAGCTTCGCCGGATTCCAGCGGGCGCCCGTCCACGGGTCCCAGCGGCCGTGCACCCGGTAGCCGTAGCGCTGCCCCGGCCGGACGCCCGGCACGAAGCCGTGCCAGATCTCGTGCGTCAGCTCCGTCAGCCGCACCCGCCGCTCCCCGGCGCCGGGGCCCGGCCCGTCGAACAGGCACAGCTCGACCGCCTCCGCGCCGCCCGCCCACAGCGCGAAGTTGGTCCCCGCCACCTGGTCGGGGCCGGTCCGGAACCGGGCGCCCAGCGGCACCGGGGTACCCGGCCGGGCCGGTACGGCGGTCGGCGGCACGGCCCGCCGCGCGCCGTTGACCACGACGGCGGGGCGCCCGTCCGCGACGGCCCGCCCGTCCGCGGCGCTCCGCTCCCCGGTCACCGCCTCCTGCTCGGCTGCGCTGGACACCTGTCAGCCTCCCACGGCTCGTGGAACGACGTCCGGCAGGAGGGCGTGCGGCGTCCCGGCCGCTGCTCCCCGTCGCGTCGTCCTCCCCACAGTTCTGCCCACCGGGTGGCTCGCACTCACGTTTCCCCAGGGCCGACCGGTCGTTACGGGTGGATGTGAGTCACGTACACGGGCGCGCACGGCGCGCGGGCGCCGCTCTGGCCGCCCTACTGACATGGGCAGGGCTGCTCGCCGGGGCCGCCGGATGCACCGCGGACGGCGGAGGCGTCGGGTCCGGCATCGGCTCGGGCATCGGCGAGATGTTCGGCAAACCACCCGCAGCCGAGGACGTCATCCGCATCACCCCGGACGACGGGAGCAAGGCCGTCCGGCCCGAGCGGAAGCTGTCGGTGCGGGTGCCCGACGGGCGGCTCGAGTCGGTGGAGGTCGTCACGTCGCAGGACGCCCGGGAGACCCCGGTGCCCGGCCGGATCTCCGAGGACGGCCTGACCTGGCGGCCCGACGACGACCGGCTCGCGCTCGCCGCCAAGTACACCGTCGACGTCGTCGCCCTGGACGGCTCCGGACACCGCTCGGCCCGGCACACCACGTTCACCACGCAGGTCCCCGAGGAACGCTTCATCGCCTACGTCGCCCCGGAGAACCGCTCGGTCGTCGGCACCGGCATGATCGTCTCGCTGGAGTTCAACCGGGAGATCACCGACCGCGCCGCCGTCGAACGCGCCGTCTCCGTCACCGCGAAGCCCGCCGCCGACGTCCGCCCCCACTGGTTCGGCAAGGACCGCCTCGACTTCCGCCCGAAGGAGTACTGGAAGCCCGGCACCGAGGTCACCGTCGGCCTCGACCTGCGCGACGTCGAGGGCGCCGAGGGCGTCTACGGACTCCAGCACAAGACGATCTCCTTCACCGTCGGCCGCAGCCAGGTCTCCCGCGTCGACGCCGCCGAACGGACCATGGAGGTGCGCCGGGACGGCACGCTGCTGGCCACCGTGCCGATCACCGCGGGGGCGCCGACGACGCCCACCTACAACGGCAAGATGGTGATCACCGAGATGCTCGAGGTCACCCGCATGAACAGCCGCACGGTCGGCTTCGGCGGCGAGTACGACATCCCCGACGTCCCGCACGCCATCCGTCTGACCAGCTCCGGCACCTTCCTGCACGGCAACTACTGGGCCCCCGCCGACACCTTCGGCCGCGCCAACGTCAGCCACGGCTGCGTCGGACTGCGCGACGACAAGGGCGGCGGTTCCGACACCCCGGCGGGCTGGTTCTTCGACCGCAGCCTCGTCGGCGACGTCGTCGAGGTGGTCCACAGCAAGGACAAGAAGGTCGCCCCCGACAACGGACTGAGTGGCTGGAACATGAAGTGGAAGGAGTGGAAGGCGGGCAGCGCGGTGAAGTGACACCGACGCCCCTTCCTGCCCCCGGCCGCCAACTCGGTACGGAACGGTGACAATTCACCTGCCCCGCAACCCCCTGGCCTGCGGTTACGATGCGCCGGTGCGCGCGCGGGCGCACTGGGGCGCGGGCCCGACCAGGCCCGGCGAGGGGAGAACAAGGTGAACGTGCGTCCGATAGCGGGGGCGGTACTCGGGGTGCTGATGCTGACCGTCACCGCGTGCGGTGGCGGCGGCTCGGGCTCGGGAGCCGGGGACGGCAAGGGGGACAAGGCCAAGGACGCCACCGCGGCACAGAGCGAGCAGTCCGACGCCGTCGTCGCCATCACCCCGCAGAACGGGGCCGAGGCGGTCGACACCAGCGGGGCGCTCAAGGTCGGTGCCACGCAGGGGAAGCTCACCGAGGTCGTCGTCAAGGACGGCAAGGGCACGAAGGTCGACGGGAAGATATCCGGGGACGGCGCCTCCTGGACGCCGTCCACCCACCTGGCCGCCTCCACCACCTACACCGTGCACGCGGTCGCCAAGGACTCCGAGGGCCGCACGGCCGCCGAGGACTCCCGCTTCACCACCCTGACGCCGAAGAACACCTTCATCGGCACCTTCACGCCGGAGGACGGCTCGAAGGTCGGCGTCGGCATGCCGTTCTCGCTCCGCTTCACCCGGGGCATCACCAACCCCGAGGACGTCGAGAAGGCCATCACGATCAAAACGGAGCCGGCCGTCGAGGTCGCGGGCCACTGGTTCGGCAACGACCGCCTCGACTTCCGGCCCGAGAAGTACTGGAAGGCCGGCACCAAGGTCACCGTCGACCTCAACCTCGACGGCGTCGAGGGCCGCGAGGACGTCTACGGCAAGCAGGCCAAGACCGTCTCCTTCACCGTGGGCCGCAGCCAGGTCTCCGTCGTGGACGCCAAGAAGCACACGATGAAGGTCGTGCGGGACGGCAA is a genomic window containing:
- a CDS encoding L,D-transpeptidase; protein product: MNVRPIAGAVLGVLMLTVTACGGGGSGSGAGDGKGDKAKDATAAQSEQSDAVVAITPQNGAEAVDTSGALKVGATQGKLTEVVVKDGKGTKVDGKISGDGASWTPSTHLAASTTYTVHAVAKDSEGRTAAEDSRFTTLTPKNTFIGTFTPEDGSKVGVGMPFSLRFTRGITNPEDVEKAITIKTEPAVEVAGHWFGNDRLDFRPEKYWKAGTKVTVDLNLDGVEGREDVYGKQAKTVSFTVGRSQVSVVDAKKHTMKVVRDGKTLKTVPVTTGAPGYETWNGQMVITERLAVTRMNGDTVGYGGEYDIKDVPHAMRLSTSGTFIHGNYWGGDAFGNRNTSHGCIGLRDVRGGWDEGAPARWFFENSIVGDVVVVENSEDATIAPDNGLNGWNMSWEKWKA